The genomic DNA ATGCGGCCAGGAATGATCGAGCGGCGGCAATCGGCTCCCACCGGGAAGTACCATCCTCCCCTCGAGATGATGGATTCCCCGATTCCGATCGGCCTCGCACTGTCTCCAGGGCCTTCAGACAAGCCTAGCCCGCCACAGCCTCCGGATCGCCGCGCATGGCGTCCTCGATCCTGCGGAGCGTGCGGGCTCCCCAAGGATTTCCCTCGAACGGCATCTCCTCAGGCTTGAAGAAGGCAACGTCGAGGCTCTCGATCCCGTCGGCCCGAAGTTCGCCGCCCTCGATCTCGCATAGGAAGGTCGCCACGCCGAGCCAGACCTCGTCGCCGTTCGGATAGACGCTCCTCTGATCGAGTCCCGTGTAGAAGCCGGTCAGCCGCTTCACGCGGACGCTCAAGCCGGTCTCCTCGCGGGTCTCTCGGATCGCGGTCTGATCGATCCGCTCTCCCAGCTCCATCGCTCCCGCGGGAAGCCCCCAGAGGCCGGTGTCGCCTCTCTTGTGCAAGAGGATGCGGCCGTCGCCGTCGGGAACGATCGCGCAGGCGCAGGGGAGGAGGATCGGCGCCGTGCCCACCCGTTCCCGCAGCCAGGGGACGAGGCCTCCGGTCCGCCGCAGCGGGCCCTCCGCGGATCCGGCGTCGAAGCGCGTCGGGAGATCGCGGATCGAGTCGTCGAGCATCTGCCGGTACCAGGGGAAGAGACGAGGGGCCTCGTCGAGAGGCAGGAAGCGCTGCGCGATCGATTCCCGCAGATCGGGTCTGTCGCTGCCCCCCGAGACGTGGCAGAGGAAAGCGGCTGTCACCTGCTGGACGCGGTCGCCGTTCGGATAGTTCACCATGTAGTCGGGAGATGTGTAGAGGCCGACGAAACGCTCCGGCTCGATCTCGTATCCGGTCTCCTCCCGGACCTCGCGGCGCAGGGTTTCGAGGATCGTCTCGCCCGGCTCGAGGAGCCCCCCGGGAAGTCCCCAGACGGGGAAGTCGCCGCGCTGCTGGAAGAGGATCCTGCCCTCTCCGTCGCGGATGATCGCGGTCGCGTAGATCAGAATGACCGGCTCGGGGCCGACCCTCGAGCGCAGCCAGGAGACGTAGCTCATCTCGTCTCGATCACATCGCGCCTGGGGCGTCTCTCGCTCGGTTCCAATCGCTCCGCGGGACGGCCGATCGGGACCATGGCGACCGGGCGGAGGCGGCCGGGGAGATCGAGGATGGCGCAGACGCGGTCCTCGTCGAAGGCGCCCACCCAGCACGACCCGTAGCCGAGCGCGGTTGCCGCGATGAGGAGGTTCTCCGTCGCCGCCGCCGTGTCTTGCAGCACATAGAGGGAGCGCCCTCGCTCCCCGTAGCGGGCCGCCGACTGCTCCGCGTCGGCGCAGATGACCACG from Candidatus Eisenbacteria bacterium includes the following:
- a CDS encoding NUDIX domain-containing protein; amino-acid sequence: MSYVSWLRSRVGPEPVILIYATAIIRDGEGRILFQQRGDFPVWGLPGGLLEPGETILETLRREVREETGYEIEPERFVGLYTSPDYMVNYPNGDRVQQVTAAFLCHVSGGSDRPDLRESIAQRFLPLDEAPRLFPWYRQMLDDSIRDLPTRFDAGSAEGPLRRTGGLVPWLRERVGTAPILLPCACAIVPDGDGRILLHKRGDTGLWGLPAGAMELGERIDQTAIRETREETGLSVRVKRLTGFYTGLDQRSVYPNGDEVWLGVATFLCEIEGGELRADGIESLDVAFFKPEEMPFEGNPWGARTLRRIEDAMRGDPEAVAG
- a CDS encoding nitroreductase family protein translates to MTPANRDPLEPILARASCRAYRSDPLPDGDLDRLIEAMLRAPSAGNRQPWHFLIVRSQELRDQLVEAALGQDFLAQAPVVVVICADAEQSAARYGERGRSLYVLQDTAAATENLLIAATALGYGSCWVGAFDEDRVCAILDLPGRLRPVAMVPIGRPAERLEPSERRPRRDVIETR